The Neobacillus sp. OS1-2 genome includes a window with the following:
- a CDS encoding discoidin domain-containing protein, whose product MIDWKKSQWLMAAFFGMCFILLWPNASFAKQPESSYWYPEQLVNWTPEKDPSAVFNRSQIPLAKREVLYKVNDHAQSDAKLVALSALNPTTSGVPSQGGKDFYANTFSYWQYVDLMVYWAGSAGEGIIVPPSADVIDNAHKNGVPILGNVFFPPTVYGGKAEWVNQMLAQREDGTFPAADKLLEVANYYGFDGWFINQETEGGNAQTAVKMQEFLGYLQKHKQQDMHIMWYDSMTKDGRINWQNALNDKNSSFFQDGSKRVSDSMFLNFWWQDQQSSATKAKELGRSPYDVFTGIDVEANGTSTSIPWQGIFPEGKAPVTSLGIYRPDWAFKTAETMEQFYQKENEFWIGKSGNPAVSTDNGTWKGMAHYFTAKTAIEELPFVTHFNTGSGTFFAVDGNVVSDQSWNNRSLQDLLPTWRWLKEGGQAVNVDFDWETAYDGGSSLKLSGAVDANNPTHIKLYKTNLPIQKDTEISLTYKTDLKKPNMKLGVSFTDNPDQFVFFDVRKQSHQQWITDSFKLKKYSDKHIAAISLLIDSDQMVKDFTTNIGEIKVFNKQEKHNAVHAPKQGKVSKVDFTKGIYADVALAWEPSDSDVSHYEIYRTLPNHTKEFVGATPNHVYSLSNLKRNGKESSTKLEIVAVNKEFKRSESAAVTFEWPPYPKPEADFRADKTVAAPGEKIQFFNASSEVTEQVEWHFEGGSPAVSNEKDPFVTYEKEGTYPVTLIAKNSEGESVLTKEALITISAAAKDIKNVALNKIAIASGQCAPSEAAKYAFDGNVKSKWCALGDAPHWLKVDLGDQYAIAKFVVHHAQAGGEPGAFNTQAFRIEVSIDGENWTEAVKVTDNTAAVSEHSITLTKARYVRLWTDKPTQGGDQAARIYEFEVHGFPTP is encoded by the coding sequence ATGATTGATTGGAAGAAAAGCCAGTGGCTGATGGCTGCCTTTTTCGGCATGTGTTTCATCCTATTATGGCCGAATGCAAGCTTTGCAAAACAACCGGAATCATCTTACTGGTATCCCGAACAACTAGTAAACTGGACTCCAGAGAAGGATCCAAGCGCTGTGTTTAACCGCAGCCAGATTCCACTAGCCAAACGGGAGGTGTTATACAAGGTCAATGACCATGCCCAATCTGATGCAAAGTTAGTGGCGTTGTCTGCCCTAAACCCTACGACGAGCGGTGTGCCATCGCAAGGCGGGAAGGATTTCTATGCCAACACCTTTAGTTATTGGCAATATGTTGACCTGATGGTGTATTGGGCAGGTTCCGCTGGTGAAGGTATTATTGTCCCGCCAAGTGCAGACGTGATTGATAATGCCCATAAAAACGGCGTACCGATCTTAGGCAACGTTTTCTTCCCTCCTACTGTTTATGGCGGGAAGGCTGAATGGGTCAACCAAATGCTAGCACAGCGGGAGGATGGAACCTTTCCTGCAGCAGACAAGCTGTTAGAAGTGGCAAACTATTATGGGTTTGATGGCTGGTTTATTAACCAAGAAACTGAAGGTGGAAACGCCCAGACGGCTGTCAAAATGCAAGAATTCCTTGGATATCTTCAAAAACATAAACAGCAAGATATGCACATCATGTGGTACGACTCGATGACGAAGGATGGGCGTATCAATTGGCAAAATGCGCTAAATGATAAAAATAGCAGCTTTTTTCAGGACGGCAGCAAACGGGTTTCTGACAGCATGTTTTTAAACTTCTGGTGGCAGGACCAGCAGTCTTCCGCCACTAAAGCCAAGGAACTCGGCAGAAGTCCATATGACGTGTTTACCGGGATTGATGTGGAGGCGAATGGAACAAGTACATCTATTCCTTGGCAGGGAATCTTCCCTGAAGGCAAAGCGCCTGTCACATCTTTAGGAATTTATCGTCCAGACTGGGCCTTTAAAACAGCTGAAACGATGGAACAGTTTTATCAAAAGGAAAATGAATTCTGGATTGGGAAGTCCGGAAATCCTGCAGTATCAACTGATAACGGTACGTGGAAGGGAATGGCACATTATTTCACTGCCAAAACGGCAATCGAGGAACTGCCTTTTGTCACTCATTTTAATACAGGCAGTGGCACGTTTTTTGCCGTCGATGGAAACGTAGTAAGTGACCAGTCCTGGAATAATCGCAGTCTGCAGGATCTTCTGCCAACCTGGCGCTGGTTAAAAGAAGGCGGGCAAGCTGTTAACGTGGACTTTGATTGGGAAACAGCTTATGACGGCGGAAGCTCATTGAAGCTTTCTGGTGCTGTTGATGCTAACAATCCTACGCATATTAAGCTTTATAAAACCAATCTGCCGATTCAAAAGGATACGGAAATTTCACTGACATACAAAACCGATTTGAAAAAGCCAAACATGAAACTTGGAGTAAGCTTTACTGACAATCCGGATCAATTTGTCTTCTTTGATGTGAGAAAACAAAGTCATCAACAATGGATAACCGATTCGTTTAAGTTGAAAAAATACAGTGATAAACATATCGCAGCCATCTCGCTTTTGATAGATAGTGATCAAATGGTGAAGGATTTTACGACAAACATTGGCGAAATCAAGGTTTTTAACAAACAAGAGAAACACAATGCGGTCCATGCCCCGAAGCAAGGAAAGGTAAGTAAGGTTGATTTTACCAAAGGAATCTATGCGGATGTCGCACTTGCATGGGAGCCGTCTGATTCCGATGTGAGTCATTATGAAATTTACCGGACGCTGCCAAACCATACAAAAGAGTTTGTCGGCGCTACACCTAACCATGTTTATTCCCTTTCTAATCTAAAGCGGAATGGGAAGGAGAGCAGTACCAAATTAGAAATTGTTGCGGTGAACAAAGAATTCAAACGAAGCGAGAGTGCAGCCGTCACGTTCGAATGGCCGCCATATCCAAAACCGGAAGCAGATTTCCGTGCGGATAAAACGGTAGCGGCACCGGGGGAGAAGATTCAATTTTTCAATGCTTCATCAGAAGTAACGGAACAAGTGGAATGGCATTTTGAGGGTGGCTCACCGGCTGTCAGTAATGAGAAAGATCCATTTGTTACCTATGAAAAAGAAGGCACTTACCCTGTTACGTTGATTGCCAAAAATAGCGAGGGTGAAAGTGTTCTAACAAAAGAAGCGTTGATTACCATTTCTGCAGCCGCTAAGGATATTAAAAATGTTGCGTTGAATAAGATCGCCATTGCGAGCGGACAGTGTGCTCCGAGTGAAGCGGCAAAATATGCCTTTGACGGGAACGTTAAAAGTAAATGGTGCGCCTTAGGAGATGCCCCTCATTGGCTAAAGGTCGATCTTGGCGATCAATATGCCATTGCAAAATTCGTTGTTCACCATGCCCAAGCCGGCGGAGAGCCGGGAGCCTTTAATACTCAAGCATTTAGAATTGAAGTGAGTATCGACGGAGAAAACTGGACAGAAGCTGTGAAAGTGACGGACAATACGGCAGCTGTTTCGGAACACAGCATTACCTTAACAAAGGCACGCTATGTCCGCTTATGGACGGATAAGCCAACACAGGGCGGCGACCAAGCCGCAAGAATCTATGAATTCGAAGTCCATGGATTTCCAACTCCATAG
- a CDS encoding carbon-nitrogen hydrolase family protein: protein MRVAIAQLSTSVDKFANLEKAIEYISKAKGLGADFVILPEFFMALATPKSGVLPVDVAEPLDGPFVTGLMEAARQNEIYVVCGLYESKPDDQKRAYNTTVLINRSGQLVHSYRKTHLYDAFSYHESDTIIPGDNQYKIVETEFGKIGLMVCYELRFPEIARQFALQEADILVVPAGWVAGPMKEDHWQTLIRARAIENTLFVCGANLVGDIFTGRSVIVDPMGVIQASGGEEETLILSDIDLDRIQRVRGKLPSVKNRKPEFYPTI from the coding sequence ATGAGAGTAGCCATTGCACAGTTATCCACAAGTGTTGATAAATTTGCTAATTTAGAGAAAGCCATAGAATACATTTCGAAAGCGAAAGGGTTGGGCGCGGATTTTGTCATCTTACCTGAATTTTTTATGGCACTGGCTACCCCAAAGTCTGGTGTCTTACCTGTTGATGTGGCGGAGCCCTTGGATGGCCCGTTTGTTACCGGGCTAATGGAGGCTGCCCGCCAAAATGAAATTTATGTGGTTTGCGGTTTATATGAATCCAAACCAGATGATCAAAAACGTGCGTATAACACCACCGTCCTTATTAATCGTTCAGGACAGCTCGTCCATTCTTATCGTAAGACACATTTATACGATGCTTTTAGTTATCATGAATCTGATACGATTATTCCGGGTGATAACCAGTATAAAATAGTAGAAACCGAGTTTGGAAAAATCGGATTAATGGTATGTTACGAATTACGATTCCCAGAAATTGCGAGGCAATTTGCGCTTCAAGAGGCAGATATTCTGGTTGTTCCTGCCGGATGGGTGGCAGGGCCGATGAAAGAGGACCATTGGCAAACGCTTATTCGAGCACGAGCGATTGAAAACACCCTGTTTGTCTGCGGTGCAAACCTAGTGGGCGATATTTTTACCGGACGCAGTGTGATTGTCGATCCAATGGGTGTCATTCAAGCTAGTGGAGGCGAAGAAGAAACGTTAATTTTGTCCGATATTGACCTTGATCGCATTCAACGAGTAAGGGGAAAACTTCCTAGTGTCAAAAATCGCAAGCCTGAATTTTATCCGACAATTTGA
- the dgoD gene encoding galactonate dehydratase translates to MKIRSYELFQVPPRWLFLKIETDEGIIGWGEPVIEGRASTVKACVEELMEYLIGKDPLRIEDHWNMLYRSGFYRGGPILMSAIAGIDQALWDIKGKYFHAPVYQLLGGACRDSIKVYSWIGGDRPSDVGEAAKKIVDAGFTAVKMNGTEELQYIDSYEKIDQVVERIAAVREAAGQYVGIGIDFHGRVHKPMAKILAKELEQFRPMFIEEPVLAENNEALREIAQHTSIPIATGERMFSRWDFKSVLANGYVDIIQPDVSHAGGITECKKIATMAEAYDVALAPHCPLGPIALAACLQVDATAHNAFIQEQSLGIHYNQGSDLLDYIVDKSVFEYKDGYVSIPQGPGLGIEINEEYVRKQAEVSHNWKNPVWRHKDGSIAEW, encoded by the coding sequence ATGAAAATTCGCAGCTATGAGCTTTTCCAGGTTCCACCGCGCTGGTTATTTTTAAAAATAGAAACCGATGAAGGCATCATTGGCTGGGGCGAACCGGTCATTGAAGGAAGGGCTTCGACGGTTAAAGCTTGTGTGGAAGAATTAATGGAATATTTAATTGGTAAGGATCCCTTACGAATCGAAGATCATTGGAACATGTTATATCGCTCCGGATTTTATCGCGGCGGCCCGATTTTGATGAGTGCGATTGCTGGAATTGACCAGGCCCTTTGGGATATTAAAGGAAAATATTTTCATGCGCCTGTCTATCAGTTGCTTGGTGGCGCCTGCCGGGATTCGATTAAAGTGTATTCTTGGATTGGCGGCGACCGGCCATCTGATGTGGGAGAAGCGGCTAAAAAAATAGTCGATGCGGGCTTCACGGCTGTCAAAATGAATGGAACGGAAGAACTGCAATATATTGATTCCTATGAAAAGATTGATCAGGTAGTAGAACGAATTGCAGCGGTTCGGGAGGCGGCTGGGCAATACGTAGGAATTGGGATTGATTTTCATGGGCGGGTCCATAAACCAATGGCGAAGATTCTTGCGAAGGAATTGGAGCAGTTCCGCCCGATGTTTATTGAAGAGCCGGTACTGGCTGAAAATAATGAAGCCTTACGAGAAATTGCGCAGCATACATCGATTCCGATTGCTACAGGAGAGCGGATGTTTTCACGCTGGGACTTCAAATCGGTGCTGGCCAATGGCTATGTCGATATCATTCAGCCGGATGTATCCCATGCGGGCGGCATTACCGAATGCAAGAAAATCGCCACAATGGCTGAAGCCTATGATGTCGCGCTGGCACCGCATTGTCCGCTTGGTCCAATCGCACTCGCGGCCTGTTTGCAAGTAGATGCGACGGCCCATAATGCCTTTATTCAAGAGCAAAGTTTAGGGATCCATTACAACCAAGGCAGCGACCTGCTCGATTATATCGTCGATAAATCCGTATTTGAATATAAAGACGGCTATGTCAGCATCCCGCAAGGCCCAGGCCTAGGCATTGAAATCAATGAAGAATATGTAAGAAAACAAGCAGAAGTCAGTCACAACTGGAAGAATCCAGTTTGGCGCCACAAGGATGGCAGTATAGCGGAATGGTGA
- a CDS encoding 2-dehydro-3-deoxygalactonokinase, with amino-acid sequence MKSNHQIESMRKAVVNVKVILIDSGTTNSRLRLYDKTTSRVLDTEKIRVGVRDTAISGSNHNLKIELKQGLERLLAKHQLTSSDIAYIAASGMITSNLGLYEVPHIPSPAGLEEFAKCSKVTRLEEFLDIPCVFIPGMKNRIDPTDTKDLVACINEFDVMRGEEVESFGLLKQFDVTGKGMIVLPGSHTKFVAVDERRDLLYCLSTLGGETLSALQKETILSNSLGSGLIKSVDQRMLEGGFEAAKRHGVTRSFYHIRLLDLFTDLDANQRANYYAGSVIYSDLQALSQSRDGMDEIEWMIVGGSDPLRKAFTHLLRYMNKNWAIMEALDQQVEDSLVFGATEILANCQDLFLKNDVKGSAYDENSQL; translated from the coding sequence ATGAAGTCCAATCACCAAATTGAATCGATGAGAAAAGCGGTGGTGAATGTGAAAGTAATCCTGATTGATTCTGGAACGACTAACTCCAGACTTAGACTATATGACAAAACAACGAGTAGGGTCCTTGATACCGAAAAAATACGAGTAGGTGTAAGGGACACAGCTATTTCAGGCAGCAATCACAACCTGAAAATTGAATTAAAGCAGGGACTGGAACGACTATTAGCTAAACATCAATTAACCTCTTCAGATATAGCGTATATTGCAGCATCCGGAATGATTACGTCCAATTTAGGCCTTTATGAAGTCCCGCATATTCCAAGTCCTGCGGGATTAGAAGAGTTTGCCAAGTGCTCAAAAGTGACCCGGCTGGAGGAATTCTTGGATATCCCTTGTGTCTTTATTCCGGGGATGAAAAATAGGATTGATCCAACGGATACGAAGGATTTGGTTGCGTGTATTAACGAATTTGATGTGATGCGCGGCGAGGAAGTTGAATCCTTTGGCTTGCTGAAACAGTTTGATGTGACGGGCAAGGGGATGATTGTTCTGCCTGGTTCACATACCAAATTTGTTGCTGTAGATGAGCGCAGGGATTTGTTATATTGTCTATCGACACTAGGAGGCGAAACACTAAGTGCCCTCCAGAAGGAAACCATTCTTTCTAATTCCTTGGGTTCAGGTCTGATTAAAAGCGTTGATCAGAGGATGCTGGAAGGTGGGTTCGAGGCGGCAAAACGGCATGGCGTAACAAGAAGTTTTTATCATATTCGCTTATTGGATTTATTTACGGATTTGGATGCGAATCAGCGGGCGAATTATTATGCCGGATCGGTCATCTATAGTGATCTTCAGGCTCTTTCTCAATCGCGGGATGGAATGGATGAAATCGAATGGATGATTGTCGGGGGTTCAGATCCCTTACGAAAGGCCTTTACCCATTTGTTACGGTATATGAATAAGAACTGGGCCATTATGGAAGCGCTGGATCAGCAGGTGGAGGATTCTCTTGTCTTTGGGGCAACGGAGATTTTAGCCAATTGTCAGGATTTATTTTTAAAAAATGATGTAAAAGGGAGTGCGTATGATGAAAATTCGCAGCTATGA
- a CDS encoding bifunctional 4-hydroxy-2-oxoglutarate aldolase/2-dehydro-3-deoxy-phosphogluconate aldolase: MCTAALEEIKRAKLVAIIRSQSSEGLENTVRSLYQGGIRAVEITLNTPGAFTGIERMKQKFPELLIGAGTVLDSESARLAIASGASFLLTPTLKKETIETARYYQVPIIPGVMTPTEVLTAYEYGAKMVKIFPIRPLGPKYLTDLKGPLPFVETMAVGGVSLENADVFLKAGAHCLGIGSSLVDDKLVQHGDFTEIERRAARFVEIVHEVQSPN, translated from the coding sequence ATGTGCACCGCGGCATTAGAGGAAATAAAGAGGGCGAAGCTCGTGGCCATTATTCGTAGCCAATCTTCTGAGGGGCTAGAAAATACGGTTAGAAGTCTTTATCAAGGAGGGATCCGGGCGGTAGAAATCACGTTGAATACCCCCGGAGCTTTTACCGGAATTGAACGGATGAAACAAAAGTTTCCTGAACTGCTGATTGGGGCCGGGACTGTACTAGATTCGGAGTCTGCTAGACTGGCGATTGCATCAGGTGCAAGCTTCCTGCTCACCCCGACTTTAAAAAAGGAAACGATTGAAACCGCCAGGTACTATCAGGTGCCGATTATCCCTGGGGTCATGACCCCGACAGAGGTGTTAACGGCCTATGAATATGGGGCTAAAATGGTCAAGATCTTCCCGATTCGTCCGCTTGGTCCTAAATATTTAACGGACCTAAAGGGACCCTTGCCGTTTGTGGAAACAATGGCTGTTGGTGGTGTCTCTTTAGAGAATGCAGATGTTTTTTTAAAGGCAGGGGCGCATTGCTTAGGAATTGGCAGTTCGCTTGTGGATGACAAGCTCGTACAACATGGTGATTTTACAGAAATTGAAAGACGGGCAGCTCGTTTCGTAGAGATTGTCCATGAAGTCCAATCACCAAATTGA
- a CDS encoding carbohydrate ABC transporter permease: MSGKKPKPVKVILTHVGVYLSLFLFLLPFLWMLLASFKTQVQILDTSKLFEITASFKNYVSVFNEYSFLTFIWNSFIVGVGATIFGLILGLPAAYAIAKYKQQGLGLLILVARIVPGISFLIPWFIIFSKLNLIDTYTSLILSHMLVTMPFIIWVMIPFFEGLPHELEESARVDGCSIPSAFVRVMLPISGPGIVTSSILAFIFSWNNFMFSLILAGDKTKTLPIAVFNFISYSDINWGGLMAASVIITAPVLILALFAQKYIIAGLTGGSVKG; this comes from the coding sequence ATGAGTGGAAAAAAACCAAAACCAGTTAAAGTCATCTTGACTCATGTTGGTGTCTACTTATCCCTGTTTTTGTTTTTGCTCCCTTTCCTTTGGATGCTCCTTGCGTCATTTAAAACGCAAGTACAAATACTGGATACATCAAAGCTATTTGAAATTACGGCAAGTTTTAAAAACTATGTAAGTGTTTTTAATGAATATTCTTTTCTTACCTTTATTTGGAACAGCTTTATCGTTGGGGTTGGAGCGACGATCTTTGGGCTCATCCTGGGATTACCCGCCGCCTATGCCATTGCGAAATACAAGCAGCAGGGGCTTGGGCTGTTAATCCTAGTTGCGAGGATTGTCCCGGGTATTTCCTTCCTTATTCCCTGGTTTATCATTTTCTCAAAATTAAACTTAATCGATACGTATACATCCCTTATTCTCAGTCATATGCTTGTCACCATGCCGTTTATTATCTGGGTCATGATCCCGTTTTTTGAGGGTCTGCCGCATGAGCTGGAAGAATCCGCTCGTGTGGATGGCTGTTCCATCCCGTCTGCCTTTGTAAGAGTTATGCTTCCCATATCAGGGCCGGGAATTGTAACCTCATCGATCTTAGCGTTTATTTTCTCCTGGAATAACTTCATGTTTTCCTTGATTCTTGCCGGTGATAAAACAAAGACATTGCCGATTGCCGTCTTTAATTTTATTTCCTACTCAGATATAAACTGGGGAGGACTGATGGCTGCTTCCGTGATCATCACCGCACCGGTTCTTATTTTGGCACTCTTTGCCCAAAAGTATATTATTGCGGGACTAACGGGAGGCAGTGTAAAAGGCTAA
- a CDS encoding carbohydrate ABC transporter permease, whose protein sequence is MSNWIDRNIKWVFTMPAVIFVGLMMVMPVGYTFWLSFHDWNMSNITPPLWVALQNYLDLFHDELFIKSLKLMFYFTIVAVAVETVLGVGLAVLMNQNIVGKGLVKTLFLLPMVATPVAVGLIWVLIYEPNIGIANVFLEKLGLPGQEWLTSQNLVMPSLIFIDVWEWTPMIALIVLAGLVSLPKDPYEAAMIDGANTWQSFSKITLPLLKPTLYSAVLLRMIDALKTFDIIYATTQGGPGTSSQTINIYGYVLGFQYFKIGQASALLMIFFIIVLSISIFTILLRNRAGVNL, encoded by the coding sequence ATGTCAAATTGGATTGATCGTAACATCAAGTGGGTTTTTACCATGCCTGCTGTAATCTTTGTAGGACTCATGATGGTTATGCCTGTTGGATACACCTTTTGGCTCAGTTTTCATGACTGGAATATGTCGAATATTACCCCGCCGTTATGGGTAGCATTGCAAAATTACCTCGATTTATTTCATGATGAGCTTTTTATCAAATCATTGAAGCTAATGTTTTATTTTACCATTGTAGCGGTAGCAGTTGAAACGGTGTTAGGTGTGGGACTAGCTGTCCTAATGAACCAAAATATTGTTGGCAAAGGGCTCGTCAAAACATTGTTCCTATTGCCAATGGTAGCAACACCGGTTGCAGTAGGTTTAATCTGGGTGCTCATCTACGAACCTAATATCGGGATTGCCAATGTGTTCTTGGAAAAATTAGGACTCCCAGGTCAGGAATGGTTAACGTCACAGAATCTTGTTATGCCTTCGTTAATTTTTATTGACGTGTGGGAATGGACGCCAATGATTGCGTTAATCGTGCTGGCGGGTCTCGTATCACTGCCAAAGGATCCATATGAGGCAGCGATGATTGATGGCGCCAATACATGGCAATCTTTTTCAAAAATTACCCTGCCTTTATTGAAGCCGACGCTTTATTCGGCTGTCCTGCTAAGAATGATTGATGCCTTGAAAACGTTCGATATTATTTATGCGACCACACAAGGCGGACCAGGTACCTCTTCACAGACGATTAATATTTACGGGTATGTTTTGGGCTTTCAATATTTTAAAATTGGTCAGGCATCTGCCTTACTGATGATATTTTTCATTATTGTCCTATCCATTAGTATATTTACGATTCTTTTACGGAACAGAGCGGGGGTAAACCTATGA
- a CDS encoding sugar ABC transporter substrate-binding protein, translated as MRNSFVGFKKAAGYLALAVGISSALAGCSGGSDTSTGSKSSDKTEKKVQEIRVVAANHPWTESIKKELPEFEKETGIKVKIDSYFEDQLTQKTSVEFASNSKGIDVVMFRPLQDGKMYQQSGYFADMTDYVTKDKDYTADFIPSSLGSVKEGDKFYGLPLVTETQVLYYRKDLLEKAGIEVPKTLEELEKAAKKLNDPDNGVSGFVSRGKRAAAVTQFSSYLYAFGGDFMKDGKSTITSPEALEAFNYYGNMLNKYGPKGTLNMSWPEAMAVFTQGKAAFYTDASSLFTNATDASKSQVADKVGFAPFPAGPNGAKPYNVTSWALGVGANSEKKDAAWEFIKWAESKEMVLKLQADGNPGARISVWNSPEGIAKFPKDLAEAIAANGGDKGVPYDRPVIVNVGAARDVIGDVILAGIEGKDVKAAAEKADGEFQKILDSEKK; from the coding sequence ATGAGAAATAGTTTCGTAGGGTTTAAAAAGGCAGCTGGTTATCTTGCATTAGCTGTAGGGATTAGTTCCGCGCTTGCAGGCTGTAGTGGCGGGTCTGATACCTCAACAGGATCTAAATCATCAGATAAAACGGAGAAAAAGGTACAAGAGATTCGCGTGGTGGCCGCTAACCATCCATGGACAGAATCGATTAAAAAGGAATTACCTGAATTCGAGAAAGAGACAGGAATTAAGGTTAAGATTGATAGCTACTTTGAGGATCAACTGACACAAAAAACATCCGTCGAGTTTGCTTCTAATTCAAAGGGTATCGATGTTGTTATGTTCCGTCCGCTACAAGACGGGAAAATGTACCAACAGAGTGGATACTTCGCAGATATGACTGACTATGTCACAAAAGATAAAGACTATACAGCTGACTTTATTCCTTCTTCCCTTGGAAGTGTCAAAGAGGGAGATAAGTTTTATGGACTGCCTCTTGTAACTGAAACACAGGTTTTATACTATCGTAAGGATCTGTTGGAGAAGGCTGGAATTGAAGTTCCGAAAACACTTGAGGAACTTGAGAAAGCAGCAAAGAAATTAAATGATCCTGATAATGGGGTATCTGGTTTTGTTTCCCGTGGTAAGCGGGCTGCAGCTGTTACTCAGTTCTCTAGCTACTTGTATGCTTTTGGCGGTGACTTCATGAAGGATGGCAAGTCCACCATTACTTCCCCAGAAGCGCTTGAAGCGTTTAATTACTACGGCAACATGCTAAATAAATATGGCCCTAAAGGGACGTTAAACATGAGCTGGCCTGAAGCGATGGCTGTGTTTACCCAAGGAAAAGCAGCATTCTATACAGATGCTTCATCCCTATTTACTAACGCGACGGATGCTTCTAAATCACAGGTAGCCGATAAAGTTGGTTTTGCCCCATTCCCAGCGGGTCCAAACGGAGCGAAGCCTTATAATGTTACTTCTTGGGCGCTTGGAGTCGGAGCTAACTCTGAAAAGAAAGATGCAGCATGGGAATTCATTAAGTGGGCAGAAAGTAAAGAAATGGTTCTAAAGCTGCAAGCGGATGGAAATCCTGGTGCACGTATTTCTGTCTGGAACTCTCCAGAAGGAATAGCAAAATTCCCGAAAGATCTAGCAGAAGCGATTGCAGCGAATGGCGGCGATAAAGGTGTCCCTTACGACCGACCAGTTATTGTGAATGTAGGAGCTGCACGTGACGTGATTGGTGATGTTATCCTTGCCGGAATTGAAGGAAAAGATGTGAAAGCAGCTGCAGAAAAAGCAGATGGAGAATTCCAAAAGATTCTTGACAGCGAGAAAAAATAA
- a CDS encoding IclR family transcriptional regulator: MSVKSAERVLKVFDLLAQHPVGLTIKEISEILSFPQSSTSGLVETLYKNSYLTVDHFRKYKLGPKLIQLGGAAKDAFDLSAQGYPFLERLMETVQETVFMATLEQSELVYVAKINSNRSIRTTAEPGKSKPLYCTGLGKAFLTFLPENKKREILGQLRLEPITQKTITKKEDLLQQLDMFAKQGYSIDDEENEEGLYCLAAPVYGVDQTIQAAISVAGPKERMLKQKEMVIDKLLAAAMNISCSIGYR, translated from the coding sequence ATGTCGGTGAAATCAGCAGAGCGGGTATTGAAGGTATTTGATTTACTTGCCCAGCATCCAGTTGGATTAACGATAAAGGAAATTAGCGAAATCCTTTCCTTTCCTCAAAGCAGTACTTCAGGCTTGGTTGAAACGCTTTATAAAAACAGCTACCTGACCGTAGATCATTTTCGGAAATATAAGCTAGGGCCCAAGTTAATCCAGCTTGGCGGTGCGGCAAAGGATGCATTTGACCTTTCTGCGCAAGGGTACCCTTTTCTGGAAAGATTAATGGAAACGGTTCAGGAAACGGTATTTATGGCCACTCTTGAACAATCTGAATTGGTGTATGTAGCAAAAATAAATAGTAATCGCTCCATACGAACCACGGCAGAGCCTGGAAAAAGTAAACCGCTGTACTGTACGGGTTTAGGCAAAGCATTTTTAACTTTTCTTCCTGAAAATAAGAAAAGAGAAATTTTAGGTCAATTACGACTTGAACCGATCACGCAAAAGACCATTACGAAAAAGGAGGACCTTCTGCAGCAATTAGACATGTTTGCGAAACAGGGTTACTCAATTGACGATGAAGAGAATGAAGAAGGCCTCTATTGTCTTGCGGCTCCTGTTTATGGAGTAGACCAGACCATTCAGGCAGCCATTAGCGTAGCAGGACCGAAAGAACGAATGCTTAAACAGAAGGAAATGGTTATCGATAAACTGCTCGCTGCCGCGATGAACATATCATGCAGCATTGGATACAGATAA